AATCCATGATCTTTTACCTCTAGAATCCATTTGTTTGGATCACAATTTAGATTTATTTCGACTTCGCCCTTAGGATGTGAATACTTGATGGCATTTGATAACAGGTTATCAATCACCTTTTCAATTTTCAATTCATCTACTGCAGTTACATAAGCATCTTTGTTGCTATTGAAAACAAGCTTAACATTTCGTTTTGAGGCAGCGGCATCGAACATCGATCTTCGTTGACGGATAATTTTCACCACATCACTCATCATCAAAAAGGCTTGACCTTTGCCGATGTCAACCTTCTGGAAGTCTAGTAGTTGGTTTGTGACCGAGGAAAGTCTTCCCGCTTGTTCTGTGGCTAGGTTAAGGTAATAACGTCCCTCGTTAGAGAGGTTTCTCTCCTTGTTTAGTTCGTCGATAGGTGCATTGATCAGTGTCAAGGATGTACGTATGTCGTGTGCCATGTTGGCAAAAAAGCGAATCTTGTCTTCTGCGTGTTGTTGCCTGATCCGATTGATGTAAAAACGCAGGATAAAGACCAATAACGATATTGTTAACAACATGATAGCCAGTCGAAACCAGAACGTCCTCCACCAGGGAGGCGTAATCTGAATCTTTAGTGATCGCTCCTCCACAACCTGTTTGAGTGAGTTGTCATACATCCGTATTTTCAGTGAATAGTCACCACTTGGCATGCTGGCATAAGTGATGGCTCCCGAACTGGTCGGTTGGGTCCACTCATCATCTATTCCTTCCATTTTCCAGGAGAATTTTGAGTAGAGAGAGGAGGTTCCGATGGGGAGAAACTCCAGAGTAAGTGTGTTTTGGTCGTATTTCAGTGAGATCTCTTCCAGCTCATCGAGAGGGGAATCAATGGTGAAAAACTCATTGTTGCGCAAAGATCGTCCTGAGATGACAATATCCTGGAAGTATATTCTCCCCCTTAAGGGTGAAAAAAGCATCGCATCGGGTTCAAACATCAATGCTCCACTGCTGGTACCCCAAATGAGCTGTCCGTTGGAGAGCTTCAGTGATGCGTTCTGGTTGAAGGATACATTGAAGAAGGAGGGCAAGGAGGAGAATATTTCTACATTTTTTTCCTCGGTATCAAATTTACATAGACCGGATTCTGTCCCCAACCAGAGGTGATTCCCTTCCCGCAGGAGACTGTTCACATAGTTTGAGAGCAATCCCTCATCTGTGGTGAATTTTTCAAGGGTGTTGTCTCTCAGGTTATATCGCAACAGTCCATCTCCGGAGGTCCCCATCCATACATTGTCACCAATGACAATCAAGTCATGCAGGAGATAACCATCCAGGATTGTGCGTGTTTGTCCCGTTTTTTTATCCATCACAAGCAATCCGTAGGTACATGCCAGCAGTAGATTGCCGGGTGTGAATTCCTCAAAGGCATATACCGGTTGAAATGGGTAGGCCTTGAAACGCTTCTCACTTTCAATATAACGGAAGATTTGTCCCAGCGGGCTGCCTAGCCAGAGATCGCCGTGACTGTCCCTGATAATGTCAAAGATATAGTCGTTTGTCAGTGATGAGATTCCATCATCACTGGAGTAGTGTGCAATCTCTCTGCCGGATATCCCATCGATGACATAGATGCCTGATGAATAGGTTCCTGCCCAGATGTAGCCGTTTCGGTCCTCACAGAGTGAAAGAAATACCTGTGCCTGCTCCTGTAGGTTCTGATAATAGGTTTGCCATTTGCCTGAAGATGTTTCCCAACGACTTATCCCATTGTTGGTGGCAAACCAAATGTTACCCCTGCTGTCTTCAATCACTTTGTTGACATTGTCGTTGCTTAGTGAGTTGGGGTTGTTGATCTGATGAGTGATTTGTGTAACCTCAGCCGATTCCTGATCGAAATAGGAAAGTCCCCCACTATATGTACAAACCCAAATACGCTTATTTTGGTCATGTAAGATGTCATAAACCCCATTCCCCTTCAAAGATAGAGGATTGTCGGGGTTCTCCTTGTAGATGTTCAATACCTGTTGGTTATTACTGTTTAACTCCCAAATCCCCTGTCCGTCAATACCAACCATCACTGTTGTATCAGTATTGGCTACAATGGCGTAGATAGGCTGCTTTGGAAACGGTTCAAGCGTTGATTGCTTTAGTTGGTTTCTCTGAAGATTGTATAAATACAACCCATTTGCGCTTGTACCCACCCAAACCGTTTCATCTTGTTGGTTGTAATAAAACCGGGTTACGTTCAATTCATTATCCTCTTCATATTTGTAGATGTGGCGGTCGGTAAGGGAATGGGTATTCATCATCCAGAACCCGTTGTTGGTAGCCATGAACAAATGCAGATCATCAATCCAAATAAAGTCATGCACATCGTGATATTTATCCTTACCCAATGCTATAATTTTCTGGTTCTGATACTTATAGAGACCGGAAGAGGCGGCTATCAGGATGGATCCGTAACGGTCAATTGCGATCCTTTTTAGCACCAGATGGGTGTCATTCAGAGGTTTACGTATGTCAATGACAAGGTCGAAACGGTCATATACCTCGTTGTAATGAAATATCTGACCGTTGTTGGTGAAAGCCAGGAGTGAGTCCTTGTCGTAAAGCAGTTTTGTGGTGATGATGTTAGGCGTTTCATAGGGTAATTGATAGATGTGGTAACTGTTTTCAGTCAACCGAAGTATGCCGCTCTTAGAGGATGCCCAGATGAATCCATTTCTGTCCTTGCACACCGATGCGACCTCTCTCATGCTTATTCCGTGAATTGAGTTGATGTCATAGAATTTCACATTGGAAAAGCAGTATGTAACGGAAAGAAAGAGAAGGGCAAATATGAATTTGGGTTTCATTGACAATTACTTTCTGAAAAATCATACAACCATCAGGAAGAGTTTACTTCCTATCGGTAATGGCCCATGATACATTACACATTGTAAAACGATACTTCAAAGATAGTAATAATTGTCAAAAAAACATAAGAGTCGTCTTGTTCTTAAGATTTAAAACTGCTCTCTTGCTTTGTACTCACTTTTTCATCTGTTCATATTTAATTCCCGAATTATGAATGTGAAAGTAATCGAATGAGACATCAAATGGTGTTTCCGGCTTGGATGTGTCTGAATCGAACCAGAAGGTACTGGTCATGCTCTGTGTGATGATACCATCACAGGCAATCAATCCCGCCTTAATATTCTGCAAGGTGGCCTCCGTACTTCCAAGTAACTGATAGGTTTCACCATCGAGAGAATAGTAGGCAGTGTAGTGGGCTCCCTCTTTTGTCAAACGGAGGTAAAGTGGCTGGTCACCGACAATCATCTCATTCAGGTTAAACGATACTGCCGATCTGGCAATATCATTCTCCTCTACCAGCAGGTCGATAGTCCCTGGCTGTGGCCCTCTCTGGCGGGTGGTCTTTGTCACCGCGCGTAGCATCAGCTTCACAAAGTTATGGTCATCCTGCCAGGCAATGATTCCAGCATTTTCCGGTTGTGATGGGGCCCGGGAACCTATCAGCTTGGTTTCGATGGTCCAGTCATTGTTGGCGCTCTGCAGCAGTAGGTTGCGGGCATTGTTGCTTTGTTCTGAGACATCTCCCTTTTCGGTGGTGATGGTGAGAGACCCCTGGTTTGAGGAGAAAGAGTGATGGTTGCTGTTTTCACGAATCCACTCCCACTGTGAACCGAGTTTGCTATCATTGAACTCATCACTCTGAGAGGAGTGGTCAAAGTTCAGGTAGTAGCTGTTCTCCTCCATGGTATGGTAATCAATAAACCGTACAATGGCAGTACCGGGAACGGAGGTGACCTGATCGACCTCCACGGTGGTTGTTTCACTCATCGCTGTTGCTTCCACCGTGGGTAATGAAGATTGTTTCATCATCTGGAAGCTGTATGCGTTTACCTCCGGTTTGAACGATTGAAGCGGAATGCCGTTCACGCTAATGGTGGCGGGTGTCAGGTCGGGAACCACCTTGACTGGATAGCTATCGGATGCGGTGGTACCGTTATAAGTAACAGAAGCAATGATGGAGGCAACACCCGGTTGATGTGCTGTAATCTTTCCGTTTTGGTCTACTGTCACCACCGAGGGGTTCGTACTTTTGTAGACAACCTCAGTATGCTCGATTGCAACAAAGCTGTCATCCAGTAATGTAGCCGACAAACGGCTCGCTGCCGACTCACTAGGGTTGAGAATCATATTGTCAGATTCGGCTACCACTGTTTCAAGTGTTGGCTCGAATTGTCCCATCATCACGGCATTCACACTGCCCTTGATGTCATGCGACGATGCTCCCACTTCGAATGTGTAGGTCCCCTGATCAAAGGTGATTCGGTTCTGTTCCGCGTCCCAGTACCAAAGGTCTCTACAATCGATGTCGATTGAAACGGTTTTGGTCTGTCCGGCAGGAATGGTCACTCTTTTGAATCCTTTCAGTTGCTTGAGTGGTCGCCCCTTTGCTGCAGCATCGGCTGTTCTGAGGTAGATCTGTACAATCTCATCACCGTCTCTCTTT
This genomic window from Dysgonomonadaceae bacterium zrk40 contains:
- a CDS encoding response regulator, producing the protein MKPKFIFALLFLSVTYCFSNVKFYDINSIHGISMREVASVCKDRNGFIWASSKSGILRLTENSYHIYQLPYETPNIITTKLLYDKDSLLAFTNNGQIFHYNEVYDRFDLVIDIRKPLNDTHLVLKRIAIDRYGSILIAASSGLYKYQNQKIIALGKDKYHDVHDFIWIDDLHLFMATNNGFWMMNTHSLTDRHIYKYEEDNELNVTRFYYNQQDETVWVGTSANGLYLYNLQRNQLKQSTLEPFPKQPIYAIVANTDTTVMVGIDGQGIWELNSNNQQVLNIYKENPDNPLSLKGNGVYDILHDQNKRIWVCTYSGGLSYFDQESAEVTQITHQINNPNSLSNDNVNKVIEDSRGNIWFATNNGISRWETSSGKWQTYYQNLQEQAQVFLSLCEDRNGYIWAGTYSSGIYVIDGISGREIAHYSSDDGISSLTNDYIFDIIRDSHGDLWLGSPLGQIFRYIESEKRFKAYPFQPVYAFEEFTPGNLLLACTYGLLVMDKKTGQTRTILDGYLLHDLIVIGDNVWMGTSGDGLLRYNLRDNTLEKFTTDEGLLSNYVNSLLREGNHLWLGTESGLCKFDTEEKNVEIFSSLPSFFNVSFNQNASLKLSNGQLIWGTSSGALMFEPDAMLFSPLRGRIYFQDIVISGRSLRNNEFFTIDSPLDELEEISLKYDQNTLTLEFLPIGTSSLYSKFSWKMEGIDDEWTQPTSSGAITYASMPSGDYSLKIRMYDNSLKQVVEERSLKIQITPPWWRTFWFRLAIMLLTISLLVFILRFYINRIRQQHAEDKIRFFANMAHDIRTSLTLINAPIDELNKERNLSNEGRYYLNLATEQAGRLSSVTNQLLDFQKVDIGKGQAFLMMSDVVKIIRQRRSMFDAAASKRNVKLVFNSNKDAYVTAVDELKIEKVIDNLLSNAIKYSHPKGEVEINLNCDPNKWILEVKDHGLGISENAQRKLFREFYRGDNVVNSTIVGSGIGLLLVKNYVAMHGGSISLESRENEGSLFRITIPYKEVSATSPSLNVDIESVEKHTSMVPQAEEFITAINQESEQKEQLLIVEDNDALIEFLQQSLQSRYKIVAAKDGAIAWEMIQKKMPDMIISDVMMPNMDGFELCRLVKSTYETSHIPVILLTALNEKSQQLHGLGLGADDYLTKPFDMTLLHQRIFNIIQNRKIVKEKALRLIDEDDGETIYLNELDDQFVKKAVSVVHANMDNTQFNKETFASEMNVSSSLLYKKIKSLTDLSPIDFIKSIRLNHALKLIQSGKYSVTEVSELCGFSSVKYFSAAFKTYFGKSPSKL